Proteins from a genomic interval of Anas platyrhynchos isolate ZD024472 breed Pekin duck chromosome 4, IASCAAS_PekinDuck_T2T, whole genome shotgun sequence:
- the PCDH10 gene encoding protocadherin-10 isoform X7: protein MVVLFLLALLWMVEGALCQLHYTVQEEQEHGTFVGNIAEDLGLDITKLSARRFQTAPNSRSPYLELNLETGVLYVNEKIDREQICKQSPSCLLHLEVFLENPLELFRVEIEVLDINDNPPSFPEPDLTVEISESATPGTRFPLESAFDPDVGTNSLRTYEITPNSYFSLDVQTQGDGNRFAELVLDQPLDREQQAVHRYVLTAVDGGQPQQRTGTALLTVRVLDSNDNVPAFEQPVYTVSLPENSPPGTLVLQLNASDPDEGQNGEVIYSFSSHISARARELFGIAPRTGRLEVSGELDYEESSVYQVYVQAKDLGPNAVPAHCKVLVRVLDANDNAPEISFSTVKEAVSEAAAPGTVVALFSVSDRDSEENGQVQCELLQGDAPFRLKSSFKNYYTIVTEGPLDREQPGGDAYTLTVVARDGGRPPLSTSKSIQVRVSDVNDNAPRFSQPVYQVFVSENNVPGAYIYAVSATDRDQGANARLAYSILESQIQGMSVFTYVSINAENGFLYALRSFDYEQLKEFSFQVEARDAGEEPRPLAANATVNIVVVDQNDNAPAIVSPVPGRNGTPARELLPRGAEPGYLVSRVAAVDADDGDNARLTYSIARGNEASLFRMDWRSGELRTARRVPAKRDPQRPYELLVEVRDHGQPPLSSTAAIQVVLVDGAAERPGGGGGGGGQGAGAGAGGGGAGGEHRPSRSGGDASLDLTLILIIALGSVSFVFLLAMIVLAVRCQKEKKLNIYTCLASDCCLGCCCCCPCCSRQARARKKKLSKSDIMLVQSSNVPSNPAQVPAEEAGSFGSHHHNQNYCYQVCLTPESAKTDLMFLKPCSPSRSTDAEHNPCGAIVTGYADQQPDIISNGSILSSETKHQRAELSYLVDRPRRVNSSAFQEADIVSSKDSGHGDSEQGDSDHDATNRGQSSARKRIC from the exons ATGGTCGTGCTATTCCTCCTCGCCTTGCTCTGGATGGTGGAGGGGGCCCTTTGCCAGCTCCATTACAcggtgcaggaggagcaggagcatgGCACGTTCGTGGGAAATATCGCCGAGGACCTGGGCTTGGACATTACAAAACTTTCGGCTCGCCGCTTCCAGACGGCGCCCAACTCCCGCAGCCCTTACCTGGAGCTCAACTTGGAGACCGGGGTGCTCTACGTGAACGAGAAGATCGACCGGGAGCAGATCTGCAAGCAGagcccctcctgcctgctgcacctGGAGGTCTTCCTGGAGAACCCCCTGGAGCTGTTCCGGGTGGAGATCGAGGTGCTGGACATCAACGACAACCCGCCCTCCTTCCCGGAGCCCGACCTCACGGTGGAGATCTCGGAGAGCGCCACGCCGGGCACCCGCTTCCCCCTGGAGAGCGCCTTCGACCCCGACGTGGGCACCAACTCGCTGCGCACCTACGAGATCACCCCCAACAGCTACTTCTCCCTCGACGTGCAGACGCAGGGCGACGGCAACCGCTTCGCCGAGCTGGTGCTGGACCAGCCGCTGGACCGCGAGCAGCAAGCCGTGCACCGCTACGTGCTGACGGCGGTGGACGgcgggcagccccagcagcgcaCCGGCACCGCCCTGCTCACCGTGCGGGTGCTGGACTCCAACGACAACGTCCCCGCCTTCGAGCAGCCCGTCTACACCGTGTCGCTGCCCGAGAACTCGCCTCCCGGCACCCTGGTGCTGCAGCTCAACGCCAGCGACCCCGACGAGGGGCAGAACGGCGAGGTCATTTATTCCTTCAGCAGCCACATCTCGGCCCGCGCCCGGGAGCTCTTCGGCATCGCGCCGCGCACCGGGCGGCTGGAGGTGAGCGGCGAGCTGGACTACGAGGAGAGCAGCGTGTACCAGGTGTACGTGCAAGCCAAGGACCTGGGGCCCAACGCCGTGCCGGCGCACTGCAAGGTGCTGGTGCGGGTGCTGGACGCCAACGACAACGCGCCCGAGATCAGCTTCTCCACCGTCAAGGAGGCGGTGAgcgaggcggcggcgccgggcACCGTGGTGGCCCTCTTCAGCGTGTCGGACCGCGACTCGGAGGAGAACGGGCAGGTGCAGTGCGAGCTGCTGCAGGGCGACGCGCCCTTCCGCCTCAAGAGCTCCTTCAAGAACTACTACACCATCGTCACCGAGGGGCCGCTCGACCGCGAGCAGCCGGGCGGCGACGCCTACACGCTGACGGTGGTGGCTCGGGACGGCGGCCGGCCGCCGCTCAGCACCAGCAAGTCCATCCAGGTGCGGGTGAGCGACGTGAACGACAACGCGCCGCGCTTCTCGCAGCCCGTCTACCAGGTCTTCGTCAGCGAGAACAACGTGCCCGGCGCCTACATCTACGCCGTCAGCGCCACCGACCGCGACCAGGGCGCCAACGCGCGGCTCGCCTACTCCATCCTGGAGAGCCAGATCCAGGGCATGTCCGTCTTCACCTACGTCTCCATCAACGCCGAGAACGGCTTCCTCTACGCGCTGCGCTCCTTCGACTACGAGCAGCTCAAGGAGTTCAGCTTCCAGGTGGAGGCCCGCGACGCCGGCGAGGAGCCGCGCCCGCTGGCCGCCAACGCCACCGTCAATATCGTGGTGGTGGACCAGAACGACAACGCGCCCGCCATCGTCAGCCCCGTGCCGGGCCGCAACGGCACCCCggcgagggagctgctgccccgcGGCGCCGAGCCGGGCTACCTGGTGAGCCGGGTGGCCGCCGTGGACGCCGACGACGGCGACAACGCGCGCCTCACCTACAGCATCGCGCGGGGCAACGAGGCCAGCCTCTTCCGCATGGACTGGCGCAGCGGCGAGCTCCGCACGGCGCGCAGGGTGCCGGCCAAGCGCGACCCGCAGCGCCCCTACGAGCTGCTCGTCGAGGTGCGCGACCACGGGCAGCCGCCGCTCTCCTCCACCGCCGCCATCCAGGTGGTGCTGGTGGACGGCGCGGCCGAGCGGcccggcggaggcggcggcggcggcgggcagggagccggggcgggcgcggggggcggcggggcaggCGGCGAGCACCGTCCCAGCCGCTCCGGGGGGGACGCGTCGCTCGACCTCACCCTCATCCTCATCATCGCGCTGGGCTCCGTGTCCTTCGTCTTCCTGCTGGCCATGATCGTGCTGGCCGTGCGCTGCCAGAAGGAGAAGAAGCTCAACATCTACACCTGCCTGGCCAGCGActgctgcctgggctgctgctgctgctgcccctgctgcagccgCCAGGCGCGGGCCCGCAAGAAGAAGCTCAGCAAGTCGGACATCATGCTGGTGCAGAGCTCCAACGTGCCCAGCAACCCGGCGCAGGTGCCGGCCGAGGAGGCGGGCAGCTTCGGCTCCCACCACCACAACCAGAACTACTGCTACCAGGTCTGCCTCACCCCCGAGTCCGCCAAGACCGACCTGATGTTCCTcaagccctgcagcccctcccgCAGCACCGACGCCGAGCACAACCCCTGCGGGGCCATCGTCACCGGTTATGCCGACCAGCAGCCCGACATCATCTCCAACGGCAGCATCCTCTCCAGCGAG acAAAACATCAGCGTGCTGAGCTCAGTTATCTAGTTGACAGACCCCGACGGGTAAACAG TTCTGCATTCCAGGAAGCAGACATAGTAAGCTCTAAGGACAGTGGTCATGGAGACAGTGAGCAAGGAGACAGTGATCATGATGCCACTAATCGAGGTCAATCCTCTG